Proteins encoded by one window of Salvia splendens isolate huo1 chromosome 5, SspV2, whole genome shotgun sequence:
- the LOC121803768 gene encoding zinc finger MYM-type protein 1-like, protein MSLKRPGDTRWSSHYGTLVNLIHLYSSIVDVFEYVGENGHDDSIRAEADDVLEIINSFEFVFVLHLMKQILGITHELSQVLQKKDQDIVNAMNLVKVAKSRLQIMMEKDWDVLFADVSKFCSKYELDVLDMEDEFVARKKGRRRAEKMKNLHYYRVELFCSVIDLQAQELNQHFDEVNTDLVLCMSCFDPRDLFSAFDLEKLLRLARYYPSEFSEVALSELKSQLENFIFDVRIDEKFSQISGISGLAQKMVFTRKHEVFPMVYSLVKLSLILPVATASVERAFSAMKIIKTSLRNSMGDQLLNDCLVPYIEKDVFVKVTNETIM, encoded by the coding sequence ATGTCATTGAAGCGACCTGGAGATACTCGTTGGAGTTCACATTACGGTACTCTTGTCAACTTGATACATTTATATTCTTCTATTGTTGATGTTTTTGAGTATGTTGGGGAGAATGGTCATGACGATTCAATAAGGGCTGAAGCTGATGATGTGCtagaaattataaatagttttgAGTTTGTCTTTGTGTTACATCTTATGAAGCAAATCTTGGGAATCACACATGAACTCTCCCAAGTGCTACAAAAGAAAGATCAAGACATTGTTAATGCGATGAATCTTGTCAAGGTAGCAAAATCACGTCTGCAAATAATGATGGAAAAAGATTGGGATGTATTGTTTGCTGATGTTTCTAAGTTTTGTAGCAAATATGAACTGGATGTGCTTGACATGGAAGATGAGTTTGTAGCTCGAAAAAAAGGAAGACGTAGAgctgagaaaatgaagaatctcCACTATTATCGAGTTGAGCTCTTTTGTTCTGTTATTGACTTGCAAGCTCAAGAGTTGAATCAACATTTTGATGAAGTCAACACAGACTTAGTTTTATGCATGTCATGTTTTGATCCTAGGgatttattttctgcatttgattTGGAGAAGCTGCTTCGTCTTGCACGGTATTATCCTTCTGAATTTTCTGAAGTTGCTTTGTCCGAGCTTAAAAGTCAACTTGAGAACTTTATTTTCGATGTGCGCATAGATGAAAAGTTTTCACAAATATCAGGAATCAGTGGTCTTGCTCAAAAGATGGTTTTTACAAGGAAACATGAAGTTTTTCCAATGGTTTATTCATTAGTTAAGTTGTCATTGATCTTACCAGTTGCCACTGCATCAGTAGAAAGAGCCTTTTCAGCAATGAAGATCATCAAGACTTCTCTACGTAATAGCATGGGAGACCAACTATTGAATGATTGCTTAGTTCCTTACATCGAAAAGGATGTGTTTGTTAAAGTTACCAATGAAACTATTATGTAG
- the LOC121804554 gene encoding B3 domain-containing protein At5g60142-like: MVNRPAFFKFYVPWLGEENQKIPPRFIQSLPGNWPMNLSLRDRYNNLWNVKVEMIGGDWYFKDGWAKFADDNKIKGGDMFIYEYFSHGLLDFKIHGGNGCLTEGAGGRIIHTPDCGPIGEGHTHDNCVKEANHRDAHTVDEESRDDAPLELARDGTASSSKRYIRRTYDWYGVELFNAGFIPPSPNPYFVTQKERNRGGSQLYIPMEVIKSFNLKLPENVTLLDPKGRQFPAKRKMWMDQRTFYTEGWKSLCEVNKVEDEDSCICEFLYNADDLCISVSFFPPK; the protein is encoded by the exons ATGGTGAATCGTCCAGCATTCTTCAAGTTTTATGTGCCTTGGCTTGGTGAAGAAAATCAg AAAATCCCTCCAAGGTTTATTCAATCTCTTCCAGGAAACTGGCCGATGAATTTGTCACTTCGAGACCGTTATAACAATTTGTGGAACGTGAAAGTGGAAATGATTGGCGGTGATTGGTACTTCAAAGATGGTTGGGCAAAATTTGCTGATGATAATAAGATAAAAGGAGGGGATATGTTTATATATGAATATTTCTCTCACGGTTTACTCGACTTCAAAATTCATGGAGGCAATGGTTGCTTAACAGAAGGTGCTGGAGGTCGGATTATTCATACACCTGATTGTGGTCCTATCGGTGAAGGACACACACATGATAATTGTG TTAAAGAAGCGAATCACCGAGATGCTCACACTGTAGATGAGGAATCAAGAGATGATGCCCCACTGGAGCTAGCGAGGGACG GTACGGCCAGTTCTAGCAAACGTTATATCAGAAGAACCTACGATTGGTACGGTGTAGAGCTCTTCAATGCCGGGTTCATTCCACCATCCCCGAATCCTTATTTCGTGacacaaaaagaaagaaacagaGGAGGCTCTCAATTA TATATACCCATGGAAGTGATCAAAAGCTTCAATCTGAAACTCCCTGAGAATGTGACGCTCCTtgacccaaaaggaaggcagtTTCCTGCCAAACGCAAGATGTGGATGGACCAGAGGACGTTCTACACCGAAGGCTGGAAAAGCCTTTGTGAAGTGAACAAGGTAGAAGACGAAGACTCGTGCATTTGCGAGTTCTTGTATAACGCTGATGATCTATGCATCAGTGTAAGCTTCTTTCCCCCAAAATAG